GCTGCATGGCTGACCGGCGGTGCCGGGGCGACGCCGATGGCAAGCCGGTAATCTAGCCGCAGCGGCAGCCGACATGCGAGCCGGTTTGTTGCTGTGGATTCCGCGGCCGGTTGCGGCAGCGGCGTGGGGCGGCGGTGCGGTTCGCCGCTGGCCGGATCGCGCGGACCGGCACCGGTCGATTGCAGCGAGGTACTGATGGCATACCTGATCAGGCGCAAGGAACCTGTCGATGCGGAATTGCGCCGCATTCTCGCCGAGCAGAACCGGCGCGCGCTCGGTCTGCTGCGTGACTGGCAGGAGCATCCCCGCGAGAGCGTTCACCAGGCACGCCAGGTTTTCAAGCGTATTCGCGCCCTGTTGCGGTTGCTGCGCCCGGGTGCTCCGTACGTCTATCGTGTCGAAAACTCCTTCTACCGCGACCTCGGCCGCAGCCTCGCCTGTGCACGCGATTCCGAGGCGGTGATCGACGCATTGGGACTGCTGGAAGGACGCGTTTCCGGCCCGCTGGCGCAGGACTCCCTCCGCATGATGCGCAGCGGGCTGGAGCAGCGTGCTGTGCGCGAGCGCGAGTGCGAAGCGCACGACCTCGGCGGGCGTATCGAGGCGGCGTGCGCGGCGCTCGGTATCGCAGCCAAACGCATTCGCGACCTGCCGCTCGGCCAGATCCGCCGCAAACACCTCCGGCGCGGTGCCGACGCCAGTATCGCGAGCTGTGTCGCCGCGCTCGATCGCGTCCGGCGCAGCGGCGCGGATGGGGATTTCCACGCCTGGCGCAAACAGGTCAAGTACGTTCTGCACCAGGCGCGGCTGCAGCGCGATGTGCGGCCACGCCGGGCATCGGACAGCAGCGCACGACTCGATGCGCTGGCTGGCAGCCTCGGCCGCCATCACGATCTCGTCGTCCTGGAGGATCTCCTGCGCCGCCAGCACGACGCACTGAACATTGACCTACACCTGCGCTCGATGCGCAACGCCGTTCGCCTCGCCAAGGGGCACTTCGCGGATGAGGCGCTCGCGATGGGAGCGCAGATCTTCCGCCGGCGCCTGCCGGGTGGCGCGAACCTGACCGGGTTCGGTTCCCGTGCCTGAATCGCAGCCGCATTGGGGGCGTCCGTGATCGCAGTCGCCGCGCTGCGCCTGACCTTGCGGCGTCCCGATTCACGCCGGGCGGCGTTGTGTGCGTAACTTGTTTGTAATGAAAGCCTGTTCCAATCTGCCCGCATGGTGGTGAATCGGCAGTTGACGGCCGCGCGAAAGGTTCTGATCGTTGAAGACGAGGCGCCGATCCGCCAGATGATTGCCTTCAATCTCACGCGCGCCGGATTCGAGATCGAAGAGGCTGAGGACAGCGCGACTGCGCGCAGCCGCATTGCCGACAGCCCGCCGGACCTGGTGCTGGTCGACTGGATGCTGCCGGATGCCAGCGGCCTGGAGCTCACGCGCGCCCTGCGCCGGGAGAAGAGCAGCCGCGAACTGCCGATCATCATGCTGACTGCGCGTGCCGAGGAACGCGACAAGGTCACGGGTCTGGAGGGTGGCGCAGACGATTACATCACCAAGCCGTTCGCGGCGCGTGAACTGCTGGCACGGATCAATGCCCTGTTGCGCCGCGCGTCGCCGCCCGATGACGGCGTGCTTTCTGTCGGGCCGTTGCGCCTTGATCCGGCTGGCCATCGAGTCTGGGCCGGCGGGACGGAAGTGGCGCTAGGGCCGACCGAATACCGGCTGCTGAAGTTCCTGATGACGCACCCGGAACGCGTATTCAGCCGCGGCCAGCTCCTCGATCAGGTCTGGGGCCGCAACGTCTATGTCGAGGAACGCACGGTGGACGTGCAGGTTCGCCGCTTGCGGCAGGCGCTCGAGCCACACGGCTCGGATGGCTGCGTGCAGACCGTCAGAGGCGCCGGTTATCGCCTCTCCGTGCGCTAGCGCCGGGTGCGGGATCGCTGATGCCCAGCGCCTGGACGACCGCACTGCTGCGTCTCGCCATTCTGCTCGGCGCGGGGGCGCTGGTTGGCTGGGTATACGACAACGTCTTCCTCGGCACGCTGCTCGCCTCGCTCGGGGCGCTTGGCTGGCATCTGTTCAATCTCTATCGGCTGGATCGCTGGCTGCAGACCGGCAGGATCGATGTCATCCCGGATGGGGTCGGCATCTGGCCACCGGTGTTCGCCCGCATCGAGTACCTGCGCGAGAAATCGCGTCGTCGCCGGCGGCGCTGGCGGCAGCTGGTGCGCGAGATCCGCGCCTCGGCGAGCGCGTTCCCCGATGGCGGCGTCCTGCTCGACGAGAGCCACGAGATCGTGACCTTCAACACGGCCGCCCAGCGCCTGCTGGGGCTGCGCCGCAGGCGGGATCGGGGTCAGCGCATCGAGAACCTGCTGCGACATCCGGATTTCGTGGCGTATCTGCGGCAGGGCGAGTACGGCCGGTCGATCGAGTTGCCCGCACCCGTCGGGGACGACACCTGGATCAGCTGCCTGATGATCCCGTATGGACCGAAGCAACAGCTGCTGCTCGTCCGCGACATCACACCGAACATGCGTCTCGAGCGAATACGCCGGGATTTCGTGGCGAATGCCTCGCACGAGTTACGCACGCCGCTGACCGTGATCAACGGCTATCTGGAGACGCTAGCCGACGACGGAACCGCTCCGGCGGACTGGCGCCAGCCGCTCGCCGAGATGCGGACGCAGTCTCAACGCATGCGCAAGCTGCTCGACGACCTGCTGGAATTGTCGCGACTGGAGTCCGCGCTGCCGTGCCCGCTTGATCGTCCGGTGGACATGGCGGCGCTGGCGCATGCGGCGCGCAAGGAGGCACTGGCGATGCCGCAACACCCGCAGCAGGTGGAAGTGGCAATTCACAGCACCGCCCGTGTGCTTGGTGACGAGGGCGACATCCATTCAGTCGTTTCGAACCTGGTCTCGAACGCGGTGCGCTACACGCCCGTGGAAGGCGCCATCCGCATCGAGTGGAGCGCCGACGCGCAGGGGGGGCACCTGGCGGTTTGCGACACCGGTATCGGCATCGTCGAGGAGGAGATTCCGCGCCTGGCCGAGCGCTTCTACCGCACAGCTCGCGGGCGGGCGCGACAGCAGGGCGGCACCGGCCTCGGCCTGGCGATCGTCAAGTACGCTCTGCGCCGCCATGAAGGCGAGCTCGAAATCCGCAGCCGGCCGGGCGAGGGCAGCACCTTCATCTGTCATTTCCCGCCGCACCGGCTTGCCGTATCCTGAACCGGGCACGACCGCACGAGCTCGTGCCCACGCGAGGCAGCAATGGAAACCGAGCATTTCAGCCACCACATTTCGCGGCGTTTCAACGAGGAGCTCGAGCGCCTGCGCAGCGAGGTCCTGCGCATGGGCGGGCTGGTAGAGCAGCACCTCGGCGTGGCCGTCGAGGCGATCGTCTCGGGCGACAGCGAAATGGGCCTGCGCATCGCGGCGGAGGACTACAAGATCAATCAGCTCGAGGTGTCCATCGACGAGGAGTGCACCCGCATTCTCGCGACCCGCGGGCCGACGGCCGGAGATTTGCGGCTCGTCATTGCGGTGATCAAGACCATCACCGATCTCGAGCGCATCGGCGACGAGGCCCGCAAGATCGCCATGCTTGCCGCCCACATGGCGACGGAACGGCGCCAGCACGAGGAGTATCACGAGCTGGAGTCGCTCGCCGGGCACGTGCAGGAGATGGTTCGTGACACCCTCGATGCATTCTCGCGCATGGATGCCCAGGATGCGCTCGGCGTGGTCGAGGAGGACAAGCTCGTGGACGAGCAGTACGACATGATCACGCGCCAGTGCATCAGCCTGATGATGGAGGACCCGCGGACCATCCGCAGGTTTCTGGACATCACTTGGGCCGCGCGCGCGCTCGAGCGGATCGGGGACCATGCGAAGAATATTTCCGAGTACGTCGTGTACCTCGTGCATGGACGTGATATCCGGCACGTGGGCATCGAGACGGTGAAACACGAAATGGGTGTCGGTCGGACCCCGCAGATCGGCGATGAACCTGAAATAAACCCGTAACAATGCCCCGCCAGACTGCGCGCGTTTCCAGACAACACCCAGCGCGAGGGCATCGTGGATAAATCGGCAAGCATTGCCGCCATCATCGGCGGCACGGTCCTGGTGGCGGCGGCCTGGGGCCAGGCGGCACGTGACTACATCAATGTGGTTGGCTCGTCCACGGTCTACCCGTTCGCCACGGTGGCGGCGGAACGGTTTGGCCGGGCCAGCGGGTTCAAGACCCCCAAGATCGAGGCCACCGGATCGGGCGGCGGCATCAAGTTGTTCTGCGCCGGCATCGGCGTGCAGTATCCCGACATTGCCAACAGCTCGCGTCGCATCAAGACCTCGGAGCTGACCGAATGCGGCGGCAACGGCGTGAAGCAGATCGTCGAGGTCAAGATCGGCTACGACGGCATCGTGCTGGCGAACTCGCGTTCCGCGCCGCGTCTCACGCTGACGCGCCGGGCGATCTTCCTGGCGCTGGCGAAGCAGGTGCCGGACCCGAAGGGGGGCGAGGCGCTCATCCCGAACCCCTACCAGAGCTGGCAGGACATCGACGCCACGCTGCCCGCCGTGCGCATCGAGGTGCTCGGTCCGCCGCCGACCTCGGGCACCCGCGATGCCTTCGTGGAACTCGCCATGGAGGGCGGCTGCCAGGCGTTCCCCCGGATCGCGGCACTCAAGGCGAGGGACGAGGGGCAATTCAAGGCAGTCTGCCACACGGTCCGCGAGGACGGCCGCTTCATCGAAGCGGGCGAAAATGACAATCTCATCGTGCACAAGTTGAAGACGAATCCCAATGCGGTCGGCGTGTTCGGCTACAGCTTCCTCGAGCAGAACGAGGACTCGGTGCAGGGGTCGAGTGTCGATGGTGAGTTGCCGACCTTCGAGGCGATCTCCTCCGGCGCCTACCCGGTGTCCCGCCCGCTGTTCGTCTACGTGAAGAAGGCGCACATCGGCTCCATTCCCGGCCTGCGCGAGTTCGTGCAGGAGTTCACCAGTGCCAAGGCAATCGGCGCCGATGGATATCTTGCCGACAGGGGCCTGATTCCACTGCCGGCTTCCGAACTGGCGGCCGTGCAGGCGGCGGTGTCCGGGATGAAGCCGATGGACGCGGTGCATTGACGGATGGTCTGCCGGGCCGAGCGACCGCCGCGCCGATCCGCTGCCGTCGCCTTGCCGCGCGGCACTGATCGCTGAGTGCATCCGGCCATGCGGCTGCCCACCCTGCTGATCGTTCTCGCCGCCCTGGTGGCGGCGGCATTCCTGCTCGGACGGCGACGGGCAGTTACCGTGGCGGGCGGCTATCGGGCTATCCGCCGGCTGCATTCCCTGCCGCAGTACCACGGTTATCGTGCGGCCTTGTGGGCCGCCACTCCGGCTCTGCTGCTGCTCGGCGTGTGGCTGGCGGCGGGCGAGAGCCTGATCATGGCCCGGGTCGCGGCGGCATTGCCGGCTCCCTATGACGGCCTCAAGGGGCCGGAACTCGGCCTGGTTCTGAACGACGTGCGCGGCATCGCGACCGGCCAGAACACGATTGGCGGGCAGCAGGGCGAGCTCCAGCCGGCGGCGGATCTGCTGGTCGAGCTGCGACAGGCTTCCCTGTGGGTGCTCTCCACTCTTGCCATTGCGCTGAGCCTGGCCGGCGGGCTGATCGCGTATCGCACCATCCAGCCGCAATTGCAGGCGCGCAATCAGGTCGAGGCTGCCCTCAAATGGGCGCTGATTGCTGCCTCGACCCTGGCGATTTTCACGACCATCGGCATCCTGCTCTCGGTGGCGTTCGAGGCCTTCCGGTTCTTCCGGCAGGTGCCGCTGACGGATTTCCTGTTCGGCCTGGAGTGGAGTCCGCAGACGGCGATGCGTGCCGACCAGGTCGGCTCTTCCGGCGCATTCGGTGCGGTGCCGTTGTTTGCGGGGACGCTGCTCGTATCCGGCATCGCCATGGCGGTGGCGGCGCCGCTAGGGCTGATGATCGCGATCTATCTGTCGGAGTACGCGCGGCCGGCGGTGCGTGCCGTCGTCAAGCCTGCTGTGGAGGTGCTGGCTGGCATCCCGACCGTCGTGTACGGCTACTTTGCGGTGCTGACCATGGCACCGCTGCTGCGCACCGCCGGGGAGGCGCTTGGGCTGAGCGTTGCCTCCGAGAGCGCGCTCGGTGCCGGGCTCGTCATGGGCGTGATGATCATCCCCTTTGTGTCGTCGCTGGCCGATGACGTAATCAACGCCGTGCCGCAGGCGATGCGTGACGGCTCGCTCGCGCTCGGTGCGACGACCTCCGAGACCATCAAGCGCGTGGTGTTTCCGGCGGCACTGCCCGGGATCGTCGGCGCGCTGCTACTGGCGGTTTCCCGTGCCATTGGCGAGACGATGATCGTCGTCATGGCGGCGGGCTTGTCGGCCAACCTGACCGCCAATCCGCTGGAGGCGGTGACCACGGTCACCGTGCAGATCGTGACGCTGCTGGTCGGCGACCAGGAGTTCGACAGCCCGAAAACGCTGGCCGCCTTTGCGCTCGGACTGGTGCTGTTCCTGGTGACGCTGGCGTTGAACGTGATTGCACTGCATGTGGTGCGCCGCTACCGGGAGCAGTACGAATGAGCGACGACCGGGACCTGTCCGACACGCAGACGGCGCGGGTCTGGTCGGCGACGCGCCAGACGGTGCAGGCGGGCCTGCGCCGGCGCTATGCCCGGGAGCGGCGCTTCCGGTGGTGCGGATTGCTGTCGGTGGTGTTCGGCGTCCTGTTCCTCGGCTTCCTGCTGGCCACTGTCGTCGCCAATGGCTACACGGCCTTTCGCCAGACCCATGTGCGCCTGGACATTTTTTTCGATCCGTCATTGCTGGCCCCGACAAGGCGGACGGATCCGGACACCCTGGCGACGGCGGACTACGAGGCGCTCATCAAGGCTGCTCTCGGCGAGCTGTTCCCGGAGGTGGTCGAGCGTGGGCAGCGACGCGCGCTTGCCGCACTCGCGAGTTCGGGCGCCGCGTTCGAGTTGCGCGAGCGGGTCGTCGCGGCACCGGAACTCGTCGGGCAACGACGCAGCCTGTGGCTGCTCGCGGACGACGAGGTGGACATGCTGGTCAAGGGGCACGTCGGACGGGTGCCGGAGGACGGCGGGCGCCTGACGCCGCAGCAACTTGCCTGGTTCGACCGGCTCATGGCGGACGGGCGCGTCGCGCTGCGCTTCAACCGGGCGTTCTTCACCGCAGGCGACTCGCGCGAGCCGGAGCTTGCCGGCATCTGGGCTGCAACCAAGGGCTCGTTTTTCATGCTGATGGTGACGCTGTTCCTGTCGTTTCCGCTAGGTGTGGCGGCCGCGATCTATCTCGAAGAGTTCGCCCCGCGCAACCGCTGGGTGGATCTCATCGAAGTCAACATCAACAATCTCGCAGCGGTGCCATCGATCGTCTTTGGCCTGCTCGGACTTGCGGTATTCATCAACTTCTTTGGCCTGCCGCGCTCCGCGCCACTGGTGGGTGGCCTGGTACTGACGCTGATGACCCTGCCGGTGATCATCATCGCCTCGCGCGCGGCCATCAAGGCCGTGCCCCCATCGGTGCGGGAGGCCGCGCTCGGTGTGGGAGCCTCGTCGATGCAGACGGTGTTTCACCACGTGCTGCCGCTGGCGCTGCCCGGGATGCTCACCGGAGCGATCATCGGCATGGCGAGGGCGCTGGGAGAGTCCGCGCCGCTGCTGATGATCGGCATGGTTGCGTTTGTGGTGGACGTGCCGCAGACACCGCTGGATCCGGCGACCGCGTTGCCGGTCCAGGTATACCTCTGGGCGGACAGTCCGGAACGGGCGTTCGTGGAGCGGACGTCGGCCGCGATCATCGTCCTGCTCGTGTTCCTCCTGATCATGAACATGGTGGCGGTGTGGCTGCGGAATCGTTTCGAGCGACGCTGGTGACGCGTGCCGGCGCCAACACCGTGACCCGGGGGGCGGGCCTGTGGTAACAATGGAGCGAGAACGCACCTTGCCGCACACTGGAGCTGCCGTGGCGAATGAGGACGGAACCGGGTCGGGCCGGATCGATCTGGCGGCCAGTGCGCCGGCCGGCACGTCGTTCCATACCGTCGGCAACATAGCGGCGCGCGATCCGGTCATGACGGTGCGGCGGAGCAACGTCTGGTACGGCGACACTCACGCGCTCAAGGAAGTGAGCCTCGACATCGGTCGAGGCGAGGTGGTGGCGCTGATCGGGCCCTCCGGTTGCGGCAAGTCCACTTTCATCCGCTGCCTGAACCGCATGAACGACACCATCGAGTCGGCGCGGGTCAGCGGTGACTTCCGGCTCGACGGCCAGGACATCTATGCCAGGGAAATGGACGTGGTGCTGCTGCGTGCCCGTGTCGGGATGGTGTTCCAGAAGCCGAACCCGTTTCCGAAGTCCATCTACGAGAACGTCGCCTACGGACCGCGGATCCACGGTCTGGCGGGCAGCCGCAACGAGCTCGACGACATCGTTTACCGCAGCCTCGACAAGGCCGGCTTGCTGGGCGAGGTGAAAAATCGCATGGACGAGCCCGGCACGGGGCTTTCCGGCGGTCAGCAGCAGCGGTTGTGCATCGCGCGCGCCATTGCGGTCAATCCGGAGGTGATCCTGATGGACGAGCCGTGCTCGGCGCTGGACCCCATTGCCACCGCGCGGATCGAGGACCTCATCGACGAGCTGCGCGAGAAGTACGCGATCGCCATCGTCACCCATTCCATGCAGCAGGCGGCGCGCGTGTCGCAGCGCACCGCGTACTTCCATCTCGGCCACCTGATCGAGGTCGGCCCGACCGACAAGATCTTCACCAACCCGGGCCACAAGCTCACCGAGGACTACGTCACCGGCCGATTCGGTTGAGGTCTGCGGCGTAGCGCCCGACAGTACCGCTTGCCGGATCGCCCCAGCCGCAGCCTCGCGTCCACGTCGATGGCAGTCGACCCATACGCTGCTGTCACATTCGCGTAACTTTCGCAAAACACACTGCGCCTCGAACACCGACCCAAGGAGAAGCCATGAAGAAGTGCAAGCAGCTCGCGCTGGCGGCCGGGCTCGCGCTCGCGAGCCCCATGAGCCCGGCAGCGGTCAGCGACGCCGAGTTCCAGGCGCTCAAGGACAGTGTCGCCGTGCTCGTCCAGAAGCTGAGCGCCATCGAGCAGGAACTCGCGACTGAGAAGGCGAAGTCCGCACAACTGGCGGCGACACCTGCGCCTGTAGTGTCCGCGCCGACTACGGCGTCGGCCGACAAGGTCAGTTTTCGTGGCGACCTGCGTGGCCGATACGAGAACATCGACAAAGAGAATGTGGATGACCGCAACCGCAACCGCATCCGGGCCCGCGCGGCCATCATCGCCACGCCGCAGGAAGGCCTCGAGCTGGGGTTCGGCCTGGCGACCAGCGAAGATGGCGATCCCGTGTCGAGCAACCAGACCATCGGCAACGGCGGATCGCGCAAGGACATTTTCCTCGATCTCGCTTACTTCAACTGGCAGGCGGCCGAGGGCCTCAATGCCATCGGCGGCAAGTTCAAGAACAACCTGTATAGGCCGGGCAAACATCACCTCATGTGGGACAGTGATCTCAACCCGGAGGGGCTGGCGCTGAGCTACGGGAACGGTGTCTTCTTTGCGAATGCGATGGGTACCTGGGTGGAGAGCGACAGTGCCAGCACGCGCTCCAAGGCTTACGGTGCCGGCGGCCAGATGGGCGTGGCGTGGCCTTTCGATGACGACCTGAAGCTCACCGCGGGGACCGGATACTTTTCGATCAACAGCGCGGGCAAGGGTCCGTTCTTCGACGCCGACTTTCTCGGCAATACGGTGGTGGACGGGCGCTACGCGTACGACTACGACACCATTCAGGGCTTTGCCGAACTTGCGCTACGCTTGCTCGGGCAGCCGGCGATGCTGTTTGTCGACTACGTGAAGAATACCGACGCCGGCGATTTCGACACTGGCTGGGCGGCCGGCGCGCAGTTCGGCAGCGCCGGGCCGAGAGGGACCTGGGAGGCGGTCTACACCTACCAGGACCTGGAGGCGGACGCGGTGTTCGGCCTGTGGACTGACTCGGACTTCGGCGGCGGCGGCACCGACAATAGCGGGCACGTCTTCCGCGGAGCTTATGCCCTGACCGACAAGGTCAACATGGCAGTCACGTACTTCGTCAACGAGGTCGGTGCGAGCACCGGCAACGAACTGGACTACAACCGCCTGCAGCTCGATATGAACTTCAAGTACTGAGCCGGGTGGCAGCGGCGGTCGGGGCTGATGCGCGACGGTCGGGGCTAAAACCCCTCCTGCAGGGCTTCGTTTGGCGCTGCGGCGTTATCTGTCGCGGCTGGCGCCGCTCCTACACGGCCTCGTTCGGCGCTGCGGTTGGTCAGCGCTGATGCGCGACGGTCGGGGCTAAAGCCCCTCCTGCAGGGCTTCGTTCGGCGCCGCGGCGTCATCTGTCGCGGCTGGCGCCGCTCCTACACGGCTTCGTTCGGCGCTGTGGCGTCATCTGTCGCGGCTGGCGCCGCTCCTACACGGCTTCGTTCAGCGCTTCGTTCAGCGCCGCGGTCGGACAGCGCCCTGTAGGAGCGACGTGAGTCGCGACCACCGCAACACCCATCGCAACCCGACGCTACGCCGCCGCGCCAACGCCCCAGCCGCCGGCCGAGTAGCCCTTCGGCAGCCCGGCCTCCGGGGTAAACCCGTAGAGCGACTCCCCGGGCAGGGCATCGCGCAGGATGGTTCGCACTTCGAGCAGCTTCGCCAGGTCGATGCCGGTGCGCAGCCCCATCGAGTCCAGCATGAACACGAGGTCCTCGGTGACGATGTTGCCGCTCGCGCCAGGCGCATAGGGGCAGCCGCCAAGCCCGCCGAGCGAGCTGTCGAGGGTCGTGATGCCTTCCTCCAGCGCGGCGAGTGCGTTGGCGAGGCCGAGGCCGCGGGTATTGTGCAGGTGAATGCTGGCCAGCCGGTCCACGCCGATCTCCGCACGTACCAGCCGGATCAGGCGGCGCAACTGCTGCGGGTTGGCGTACCCGGTCGTGTCGGAGAGCCCGACCTCGTCCACGCCGGCGTCGAGCAGCCGGCGCGCGAGTTCCACCACCTTCTGCTCGGGAACGGCGCCCTCGAGCGTGCAGCCGAAGGCCGTGGCGACGTTGCCCTCGAAGCCGGGGCGTTC
This genomic interval from Gammaproteobacteria bacterium contains the following:
- a CDS encoding CHAD domain-containing protein, with the translated sequence MAYLIRRKEPVDAELRRILAEQNRRALGLLRDWQEHPRESVHQARQVFKRIRALLRLLRPGAPYVYRVENSFYRDLGRSLACARDSEAVIDALGLLEGRVSGPLAQDSLRMMRSGLEQRAVRERECEAHDLGGRIEAACAALGIAAKRIRDLPLGQIRRKHLRRGADASIASCVAALDRVRRSGADGDFHAWRKQVKYVLHQARLQRDVRPRRASDSSARLDALAGSLGRHHDLVVLEDLLRRQHDALNIDLHLRSMRNAVRLAKGHFADEALAMGAQIFRRRLPGGANLTGFGSRA
- the phoB gene encoding phosphate regulon transcriptional regulator PhoB gives rise to the protein MVVNRQLTAARKVLIVEDEAPIRQMIAFNLTRAGFEIEEAEDSATARSRIADSPPDLVLVDWMLPDASGLELTRALRREKSSRELPIIMLTARAEERDKVTGLEGGADDYITKPFAARELLARINALLRRASPPDDGVLSVGPLRLDPAGHRVWAGGTEVALGPTEYRLLKFLMTHPERVFSRGQLLDQVWGRNVYVEERTVDVQVRRLRQALEPHGSDGCVQTVRGAGYRLSVR
- the phoR gene encoding phosphate regulon sensor histidine kinase PhoR codes for the protein MPSAWTTALLRLAILLGAGALVGWVYDNVFLGTLLASLGALGWHLFNLYRLDRWLQTGRIDVIPDGVGIWPPVFARIEYLREKSRRRRRRWRQLVREIRASASAFPDGGVLLDESHEIVTFNTAAQRLLGLRRRRDRGQRIENLLRHPDFVAYLRQGEYGRSIELPAPVGDDTWISCLMIPYGPKQQLLLVRDITPNMRLERIRRDFVANASHELRTPLTVINGYLETLADDGTAPADWRQPLAEMRTQSQRMRKLLDDLLELSRLESALPCPLDRPVDMAALAHAARKEALAMPQHPQQVEVAIHSTARVLGDEGDIHSVVSNLVSNAVRYTPVEGAIRIEWSADAQGGHLAVCDTGIGIVEEEIPRLAERFYRTARGRARQQGGTGLGLAIVKYALRRHEGELEIRSRPGEGSTFICHFPPHRLAVS
- the phoU gene encoding phosphate signaling complex protein PhoU, whose translation is METEHFSHHISRRFNEELERLRSEVLRMGGLVEQHLGVAVEAIVSGDSEMGLRIAAEDYKINQLEVSIDEECTRILATRGPTAGDLRLVIAVIKTITDLERIGDEARKIAMLAAHMATERRQHEEYHELESLAGHVQEMVRDTLDAFSRMDAQDALGVVEEDKLVDEQYDMITRQCISLMMEDPRTIRRFLDITWAARALERIGDHAKNISEYVVYLVHGRDIRHVGIETVKHEMGVGRTPQIGDEPEINP
- a CDS encoding substrate-binding domain-containing protein, yielding MAAIIGGTVLVAAAWGQAARDYINVVGSSTVYPFATVAAERFGRASGFKTPKIEATGSGGGIKLFCAGIGVQYPDIANSSRRIKTSELTECGGNGVKQIVEVKIGYDGIVLANSRSAPRLTLTRRAIFLALAKQVPDPKGGEALIPNPYQSWQDIDATLPAVRIEVLGPPPTSGTRDAFVELAMEGGCQAFPRIAALKARDEGQFKAVCHTVREDGRFIEAGENDNLIVHKLKTNPNAVGVFGYSFLEQNEDSVQGSSVDGELPTFEAISSGAYPVSRPLFVYVKKAHIGSIPGLREFVQEFTSAKAIGADGYLADRGLIPLPASELAAVQAAVSGMKPMDAVH
- the pstC gene encoding phosphate ABC transporter permease subunit PstC codes for the protein MRLPTLLIVLAALVAAAFLLGRRRAVTVAGGYRAIRRLHSLPQYHGYRAALWAATPALLLLGVWLAAGESLIMARVAAALPAPYDGLKGPELGLVLNDVRGIATGQNTIGGQQGELQPAADLLVELRQASLWVLSTLAIALSLAGGLIAYRTIQPQLQARNQVEAALKWALIAASTLAIFTTIGILLSVAFEAFRFFRQVPLTDFLFGLEWSPQTAMRADQVGSSGAFGAVPLFAGTLLVSGIAMAVAAPLGLMIAIYLSEYARPAVRAVVKPAVEVLAGIPTVVYGYFAVLTMAPLLRTAGEALGLSVASESALGAGLVMGVMIIPFVSSLADDVINAVPQAMRDGSLALGATTSETIKRVVFPAALPGIVGALLLAVSRAIGETMIVVMAAGLSANLTANPLEAVTTVTVQIVTLLVGDQEFDSPKTLAAFALGLVLFLVTLALNVIALHVVRRYREQYE
- the pstA gene encoding phosphate ABC transporter permease PstA, with the protein product MSDDRDLSDTQTARVWSATRQTVQAGLRRRYARERRFRWCGLLSVVFGVLFLGFLLATVVANGYTAFRQTHVRLDIFFDPSLLAPTRRTDPDTLATADYEALIKAALGELFPEVVERGQRRALAALASSGAAFELRERVVAAPELVGQRRSLWLLADDEVDMLVKGHVGRVPEDGGRLTPQQLAWFDRLMADGRVALRFNRAFFTAGDSREPELAGIWAATKGSFFMLMVTLFLSFPLGVAAAIYLEEFAPRNRWVDLIEVNINNLAAVPSIVFGLLGLAVFINFFGLPRSAPLVGGLVLTLMTLPVIIIASRAAIKAVPPSVREAALGVGASSMQTVFHHVLPLALPGMLTGAIIGMARALGESAPLLMIGMVAFVVDVPQTPLDPATALPVQVYLWADSPERAFVERTSAAIIVLLVFLLIMNMVAVWLRNRFERRW
- the pstB gene encoding phosphate ABC transporter ATP-binding protein PstB → MAARDPVMTVRRSNVWYGDTHALKEVSLDIGRGEVVALIGPSGCGKSTFIRCLNRMNDTIESARVSGDFRLDGQDIYAREMDVVLLRARVGMVFQKPNPFPKSIYENVAYGPRIHGLAGSRNELDDIVYRSLDKAGLLGEVKNRMDEPGTGLSGGQQQRLCIARAIAVNPEVILMDEPCSALDPIATARIEDLIDELREKYAIAIVTHSMQQAARVSQRTAYFHLGHLIEVGPTDKIFTNPGHKLTEDYVTGRFG
- a CDS encoding putative porin, which gives rise to MKKCKQLALAAGLALASPMSPAAVSDAEFQALKDSVAVLVQKLSAIEQELATEKAKSAQLAATPAPVVSAPTTASADKVSFRGDLRGRYENIDKENVDDRNRNRIRARAAIIATPQEGLELGFGLATSEDGDPVSSNQTIGNGGSRKDIFLDLAYFNWQAAEGLNAIGGKFKNNLYRPGKHHLMWDSDLNPEGLALSYGNGVFFANAMGTWVESDSASTRSKAYGAGGQMGVAWPFDDDLKLTAGTGYFSINSAGKGPFFDADFLGNTVVDGRYAYDYDTIQGFAELALRLLGQPAMLFVDYVKNTDAGDFDTGWAAGAQFGSAGPRGTWEAVYTYQDLEADAVFGLWTDSDFGGGGTDNSGHVFRGAYALTDKVNMAVTYFVNEVGASTGNELDYNRLQLDMNFKY
- a CDS encoding hydroxymethylglutaryl-CoA lyase, yielding MPESNDRDVLVSEVGPRDGLQSIKAIMPTAAKKAWIAAEAAAGVREIEVCSFVPAKLLPQMADAAEVVRYARTLPGLTVVALVPNFKGAQNAIAAGAHKIALPLSASETHSQANLRRSHAQVIDEVRQIAEHIRSLPPGERPGFEGNVATAFGCTLEGAVPEQKVVELARRLLDAGVDEVGLSDTTGYANPQQLRRLIRLVRAEIGVDRLASIHLHNTRGLGLANALAALEEGITTLDSSLGGLGGCPYAPGASGNIVTEDLVFMLDSMGLRTGIDLAKLLEVRTILRDALPGESLYGFTPEAGLPKGYSAGGWGVGAAA